One Pseudomonas muyukensis DNA segment encodes these proteins:
- a CDS encoding cyclic nucleotide-binding domain-containing protein, whose protein sequence is MPDTQHLNAEIRDMLMDCGLFDTLQPGDFLAAAGYFSLTAVAQGQTLFSEGDAGTFMCILHRGVVSVRKTDASGALMEIATLRKGRAFGEMAVLDGERRSATCVAASDCQLLTLGKDSLERMLNEAPRIAARIIRALAVALSKRLRMQDGQRLSQQV, encoded by the coding sequence ATGCCCGACACCCAGCACCTGAACGCCGAAATCCGCGACATGCTCATGGACTGCGGCCTGTTCGACACCCTGCAGCCCGGTGACTTTCTCGCCGCCGCTGGCTACTTCAGCCTCACCGCCGTCGCCCAGGGCCAGACCCTGTTCAGCGAAGGCGACGCCGGCACCTTCATGTGCATCCTCCACCGCGGCGTGGTTTCGGTGCGCAAGACCGACGCCAGCGGCGCCCTGATGGAGATCGCCACCCTGCGCAAGGGCCGCGCCTTCGGCGAGATGGCAGTGCTCGATGGCGAACGCCGCTCGGCCACCTGCGTGGCCGCCAGCGACTGCCAACTGCTGACCCTAGGCAAGGACTCGCTGGAAAGGATGCTCAACGAAGCGCCACGGATTGCCGCGCGCATCATCCGCGCCCTGGCCGTGGCGCTGTCCAAGCGCCTGCGCATGCAGGACGGCCAGCGCCTGTCGCAGCAGGTTTAG